The DNA segment GTGTCCTATAATGATCCCCTAAACAATGAACATAGGGCATACCAGTTTGTGCACATGAAATGCTATATAGGCATATACATAGAATGACGACCAAATGAAGAAGGAGAGATCTCTAATGGCAAATAGAAGGAAAAACGCTAAGCCTCCTGTTCTGTATATTACACAGCCTCACTTAGAGCCAGTCGAAATATCGATGCAAACGAGCTACCACAGTGAAACAAAAGAGAACCAACCGAAAAGTGAACCGAAGAGCGAACCAAAAAGCGAACCCAAAAATGAACCTACAAGTCAACGATATTCAAGTTTTGAGAAACAGTTACGCCAAAGAACTCCCAAAAGTCAAAATACAAAGCAAAAGCCACAACCACAACCACAACAAAAGGTTGAAGAAGCAAAGGCTGAGGTTAATCACAATGAAAAAAACAAGAAGGCGGAAAGCAACCGTGATCGTCGCCAGAAGTTCCGTGACATGACAATTGAAGAAAAAGTAAATTATTTTATTAGTTTGCCGGCCCAAGTTCCTAAAATGAAGTGTGAAGTAAGCACATCAGAGGAAGGACAATTCCGAGGGTATATACAGAGGTATGACAAGGGTATGGTTTATATGAAGACATTTCAGAAGCCGTTTCATAACGAAGTCGCACTTGAGAATATTCAATCCATTCGATTACTAGGTTTTTAGAACATAGAGGAATGCCGCACTTAACTTCTAATATGAGCAGTATAAAAAAGATTAAGAATTATCCACTGAGAAGGTGAGCTCGGTCCTTAGCCGAGGTCATCTTTTTTATTTTCCTTTTGAGTTCGAAGAAAAGTTTGTGCAATCCTCCTAAAAAGATGGATCAACCTTTTGAGATAGTTTTTGTTGAAATCTTAAGAAACCCTTCCACTCTAGTGAGAAGTAAATGGTGGTCACACAGGTGAAAATAGACTATTATCAGTAACACTCTTATTATTCGTAAAACATATACTATATAAGAATAAAATAGGAGGTGGATTTATTGAGTAAAAATAAGGATTTTGAGAACGTCTCAAGTCAAATTGTAGATATGATCGTTGGCTCAACCTTAAAAAAACATGGGGTAAAGTTAGACCCACAAAAAATAGACTCTAAAGAAAAAGAAGAATTAAGAAGAATCGTCAATAACCTACAGGAAAGTGTCGACGCATTCACTAAGAAAAAAGACAAAGATAAAAAAGAATAATATTCTCCCTTTGTGAGCATGGTTATTAGGAGCAACTAACCCGGATAATTTCACCCGATTATCTGGGTTTTTGACGTTTGGGCTTGATGAAGTCTGTTGGCCTAAGGTAGGCTAACCTCTTAATTTACTCTTCGCTTCATCTACCGCTGCGAATTTTTACGTGCATCGTTTATCTTTTCCTTCTAATCGATTAATGAAGCTAGAAAATAGGTGAACATGGCGAGACAATCACCCTTCCCCTTTGGAGCTACCAACGTAAGATATATTAAATAGCAAGAAGGAGGTGAGGTAATATGGCAATGTCAAGTTATGATAGAAAATGCCAAATCATGAATTTAGAAAGAGAAGCTTGTAAACCTCAAAAACAATCACCAGTTACGTGCGGCGATACGTGTTATGAAGACGCGTACCAAGATAATACGTGTTGTAAAGATAAGTGGGACGATAAGTGTTATAAGGACACGTGTAAGAAGGATAAGGGAGAATGCCCTAAAAAACCATGTGAATGGAACGCCCTAGACCCAACAATGGACCATCCTTTTGGTAATACTATCAACCAAGATGCGAATGCTCAATTGAAAAATGTCCAACAATCCTTTGAATCCATTGTTATTAAGGATTCATGTGATATCGATGTAAGCACATCTGATACTCAGGTAGCAGTAAATATTCAGGTGGCTATTCAAGCTGCAATTGCACTAATTGTCAGCATATCGATTGCAGATAGTGAGAAGGCGAACACGATAACACAAGACCTGAATTCACAATTAAAATCAAGCCAGGTAAATAGACAACAAACTTATATTGAAAATTCACGTGGAGTAACTGTAACGACAGACGATTCAGATGTAGCAGTTAATGTTCAAGTAGCACTACAAGTATTGGTTGCATTGGTGATTAGATTAGGTATTTTGTAATGATATAGAGTTGTGAAATGATAGTGTGTTCTCAAAGATGAGGGCTCATTCTATCTTAGAGAGATGCCTTACTTTTAAAGTTAGGCATCTCTTTTTTATTTGTTTTTTTATTCATAGTTGAAAAGGGAGAGTGTATATACTAACTTTTTTCGTACTTGGCACATTAGCAGGGTTGAATTTCGAACGATAAAGGCAGCGAGAGAGCATGAGGCCTTGAAACAATTATCCTGTTTCTCATGGTGGCAGCATCAATAGAAAAAGAATAGGTGTTTGGTTGTAATCTCTTAGACAAGCGCCTTTTTTGATAAGATGTCGTACAAACACCGCCATCTGCTTTTCAATTTTTCATAGAATAGATTATTAAGCAAAAGAGGAACTTGTAGGATGCTGGGTTTTTGCATATTCAGCTTATCTGAAATGAAATCAGTCATGATTTATTCGGTATTTAAGTAAGCTTAATAACTAGGGAATTAAACTCAGAAAAAATAAAAGCCATGGAAGTAACGAACAGACATACTATAATGAAAGACTACCACAATGATAAAAAAGATGACTACGGCTCAGTACCGAAGTCACCTTTATAAGTGTATAATCACAATCTGCTTTTTTTGGATAATTATAGTGCAGAAATTGCAGGCAAGCAAGTTACATGGCAGAAGCATTTTAAATCGACTGTTATACAAATTCCTGTAGCACTCAGATCTCTAGTCTCTTGCTCTGCAGGACATTCACAGCCACAATCTGAACCAGTCTCTGGTGAAAGAAGCAACTCCAATGTTGCGCAGCAATCGTCATCTACATCTTTTACACGGAAGAAGAAGCTTTCTTTTACATCGAAATTATTGAAATCATCTTCACAACGTTTTCCTCCGAAACCTTTAAAAGGTTTACATGTTCCTTCACAGTATAAGATAACAGGGATTGTGTCACGACCGTTGCCTCCCATGGCACCGCCTACCAAATCATCGATCGACTGTTTGCATCCATAATCACAACAGTTGTCTCCAGCTACTTCGTCTTGTGCTGCTTTGATATCTCTAAGAATATCGCAAACACAATTTTCGAAGTCGCACTTATCGAAATCATAATCTTTTTCTCTTTCTTTCTCTTTACAACCCATGCGTTTATCTCCTTTCTAATTTCCAAACGTATTGACGTGATGTCCTTAATAGACTATGTAATTATGCCCTTACGGTGTGGGCAGCTGACTGATTTATAAGAATTGGCATCGAATTCATAAGGATTGGGCTATAGACTATACAGAGTAATGAAATCAACCATAAAATATCAATGAACTTTTAATAAGGAGATGAAGTAAATGTCTGAGAAGAAAAAAGTGATCTATGTTAAAGACCTGATTATAAAGGCAGATAATGTTTATGTTGAACCGCAGGAAGACGATGATCGTAATGATCATAAGCGTAATGATCCATTATTTGGGGGCGTAGAAGGCACCGTGATGAAGAGGACGACAAAAGAAAACATCATGATGACGAATCAAGTTTCCGCGGAGGCTTTTCCTGGCTCTAATTCATTTTAAGGCCACTACCTGGTAGTGGCCTTTTTCTTACGAGAGAGGGAGGGGTTAGAGATGGATATTGGATGGTTCGATTTACTGATATTAATTTTTGCCAGTTTTCGCTTTACACACCTTATTGTTGATGATCTCATTTTTGAATGGGCACGGCAGCCCTTTTTAAAAGTCGTTACAACCATGGATAACAATGGTTATAAAGAGGAATGGCTTGAACCTGAGGGGATGATCGGTGAACTCATTAGTTGCCAGTGGTGTGTGGGAGTCTGGTCAGCTTTATTAATGACGGGAATATACCTAGTTGTTCCTTATGGAGAGGTGGCACTCTTAGTTTTGGCTATAGCTGGTCTGCAATCAATTATTTATGAATGGAGTGAACGGTAATTGTAAAAAAACGAAAACCCCTCATTAAATTGTTAGGAGAAATAGATGAAGAAATGAGACGCTCAAATGGCGTCATTAAACAACCGGAGAAGCGATTTAATGGATGGCAACATGATTTTGATGCATGGGAACAACGATTCTCGAAAAGAATGATGAAGCTTGAAAGTGAACTGAACAAACAAATGAAAAAGTTGGATCATTATTTTGAATAAATGAACAAAGGCGAGGAATACATTATTTAAAATAGGGTATGAATCTAATAAGAAGGGAGGAGGTTTATTATCGGGTATATTCTTCCGATTACACATTATCAATATATGGACTATCAGAAAAGAACCACACAAACCAAGCGCTCTCCTTTTTTATTAGAACCTGCTTTTAAAGTGGCGTTGGATCACAAATTAAAAGATGACCACGAGCCCAGTGCAGAGAAACGAAAAGCATACACAGAGAAGCAACAGAATTTATATACCCCTGCTACCGTTCATTATCGCAATCTGAATGTTCCTCCGGGTCTTCAGGAAAAATATTATTCCAGGATTACAGGAAAGGGGCTTCATTTTAGCGAAAAGATATAGTAAAAGGTTTTTTCTAATAATTTTCAATTCTTTTATAAAATGAGGGGTTCTGTTATGTCATTTGAACAAATCAACGCTCACTGCTACTACTATAATAGTGCTGTTAATATTGGTTATGTACATGATGGGGAAACAGGTCTTATGATTGATACAGGGATTGATCCATCCTCAGTAAAAAAGATGCTTAAGGAACTCAAGAAAAGAGAGCTTCCGTTGACGCATCTTTTTATTACTCATGCCCATGCAGATCATTATGGTGGCGCTGCTTACATTCAAGAACAGTTTAACTTAAAAACAATTACCCCTGTGTTCGAAGAAGCTATTTTACAAAATCCACTGCTTGAACCTCTGTATTTGTTTGGCGGAAATGACCCTTTACCAGAGCTGCAAAACAAATTTTTGCAAGGTCCGAAGATGCATGTGGATCAGGCTGTAACTGAAGGAACATTGCAAATCGGGTCCCTTCATGTTGAAACGTATTTATTGCCGGGACATAGCTATCATCAACTCGCTCTTCTTACAAAAGGAGTCTTATTTGCGGCTGATTCTTACTTTAGTGAATCGCAATTGCGAAATCATAAAATCCCTTATGTGACAGATACAGATGCAACACTTAAAAGCTTAGACAGGCTTCTGAATATTCCTTGTGATGGGGCCTTGCCAGGACATGGTTTATATGAAGAAAACTTCAAAGACACAGTCAAGGCTAATATTCATTACCATAACGAATTATTACAGTGGATGGAAGCTTACTTGCAAAATTACCCTGAAGGCGTAAGCCATGAACAAATGGTTTCAGCTATGTGCAGTTACTATAGTGTAAACGTTCAGCAATTTTCTCAATGGCTTTTATTTAAAACGGCTGTCACAGCTTATTTAGTAGCTTTGAAGAAACAGGATAGGGTGAATGATAAGATAGATGAATACAGATGGATGTTTTTTCCATTCAATAAGGCATGACAAAAAGTTGTTCCCCTGGTGTATATTCGGCCATAAGCACCTGGTCTACACGAGAAATGTGCTGATTGCGTAATTCTGTCTCCAGCCAACTCTCATCGAACCCTGATTCTCTGAGGTTATCCCAGAGAACTTCACCATCACTTATAAAAATGCTAGACAATGAAACGGCTGATAAAGGAAGATTCAGGTCTTTCTTTGTCGGAGTCTGTTTGTCAGATCTCCTCAATACGGAGATCGTACCGTCCGTTTCAAGAACCGCAAATTGGACATCCTTTATAGAAAAAACATCCTTACTGCGTAATAAATGCTGGAGCTGGTTAATATCCAGCTTATTTTTCTTCAGTTGTTTCTTCATAATTTTCCCTTCATGAATCACAAGGGAGGGACTGCCCTCAAGTAAGCTTCTAGACCCTTTTAATTTTTGGGTAATCATTTCAGTTATATAAATAAGAATACCCCAAAGGATCACCGCAAAGGCAATCTTGACAATACTAACTTCATCATCATAAAGCGCGTTCCCAACGAGTTCTCCTAAAACTAATGCGGAGATAAAGTCAAAAGCCGTTATTTGGGTGATTTGCGTTTTCCCGAGTACTTTTGTTATTAGAAAAAGGGCAATGAACCCGAATATAATATCTGTGAACATTTGAAAATATTCCATACCATCACCTGTCCCTCAAACTTTTTGGTCTAGCTAACATTTTAGACGAGAAAGAAGACTTTTATACAAAAAAAGACCTGCCCTTTAGAACAGGCAGATCATTTGTTTATAGATTTTTAATCATCGTTACATGAGGGATGCCGGCATCCATAAATTCTTCCGAGACAGTATGGTACCCGAGACTTTCATAAAAACCCTCTGCATGAGTTTGCGAGTTAAGTTTAGCTTTTGAATACCCTTCATCTTTAATCACTGTTTCCATGTAGTGAATGATTTGCTTGCCAAAGGAATGACCTCTGTGGGGTTTCGCTACACAAATTCTTTCAAGCTTTGCATAATCTTCAATAAATCTGAGTCGAGCAGCTGCAAACGGTTCTCCATTAAAGTAACCAACGATATGTGTTGCTTGCTCCTCGAAAGTATCGTGCTCGTCAGTCTCCGAAACCCCTTGTTCTTTTATGAAAACGTTACGCCGAACATGGTAGGCGTCGCTAAGTTCTTCATAATTTGTTACCTTCCGAATATCGGCAAGCATTAGTGTTCACCAAGCCGAAAAGTTTCATATACGCTCCAAGCTCCATTTTCCAATTGATAAAGAAGTTGAAAACGGTCAACTTTGTCTACAATATCAAAACTATCCATACTTAAACTCCCATACACATCCGAAAACTCCTCATCAGAAAGCTTCTGAGCGATCGTGATGTGAGGCACAAAAGAATACTCCTTATTATCAGGGATAATTCCTTCGTGTAGCTTCTGATTGAGTTCCACAATTTCATCAGATGGATTAACTTTTAAGTAAATAGTGTTGGTAACAGGTGAGAAAGAACTTACTTTGGATATTTTTATTGAAAATGAAGCTGTACTTTTGGCAATTTCTTTTAATTCAGGAATAATCGTTGCTTCAAGTTCCTCTTCATCTGTTTCGAAGGGTTCTTTAACAGTAATATGCGGTGGAATCAGAGCATAATGTGGGTCGTAACGTTTACGATAAGAGTTTGCTTCATCCTGTACTTTTTTTGATGGAAAAATTGCTATACCATATTTCATTCGATTAATCCCTCCTGATTCATTCATTTACACGCTACTTGCGGCAATTAGCCAAATATCGTTTGTAAAGCTCGTTTTAAATCCTGTTGCCACGCCTTCCATGTGTGGTCACCGTCGAGCTCATGAAAAATATAAGATAAAGGCTGCTGTGATAAATATTCTTTTAGACGGCGGTTGGGTTCTAAGAAGTCCTTTGTTGCCCCATCTGTGGTTGATACCGAATTCTCCTTATTTCCAATCGTATGATAAATCGACAGCGATGATAGATCCCGCGCCATTTTTACGACCTCCATAACGTGAGGATCTACATATGGGCTCTGCATAATGACGTTACCGAATACATTTGGAAAACGTGTGGCTGTCATTAGTGCCAGTGTACCAGCTAATGAATCGCCAACAAGTGTGCGTCCATTTCCCATATAAAAGCCTGGGAGTTCTTCATCTAGAAAAGGAACAACCTCCCTTACTAAAAAGTTAACATAGTCACCTTGTTTTTTTCCATCAGGATGATACTTATCCCGACGGTCAAACTTATCATGATAATGAATGCCAATAAAAATCGTATTTTCAATCTCTTTATCTGCATGAAGCTGATCACTCAGAGTTGCAGTCCGTCCCATCTGAAAGTAGTCATTTCCATCCTGCATAATGCAGAAATGGTATTTGTATAGTGGCGAAAAGTTTTTGGGTGTGTACACTTTTAACGTCATTTCTTCATTTAAATATTGGCTATTGATGCTGTACTCCTGCATCGTACCGTCTCTCCCCATTTGACCACCTCCTAACATCCGAGCAAGTTTGCTAATGGAAATTACCGCCTCGTAAATCATGTAAACGTATCACTTCTATTTTATCATATAATTTTGAAAAAAAGGAGAATCGATCATTTTGAAAGGCAAGAAATTTATCATAAAATAAAAAACACTGAAAAATCGTTGACATCGATACGATAGCCATGTATATTAGTACTTGTCCTTACAACAAAATGTTACATAATGTGATTCCGTAGCTCAGCTGGGAGAGCGCCACCTTGACAGGGTGGAGGTCGTTGGTTCGAGCCCAATCGGAATCATCCATCAAAGTGCCGGAGTGGCGCGGTTTCCTAACAGGAGGAGGCCGCGTCACTTCTTTTATTTACAGCACTTGTTGCCGAGTTGTTGCCGGAATTTTGAATTAGACTTCTTTTCGCTTCGAAAATAGATTATCAATTTTGTTGGCTGCTTCCTGGTCAGCTGCTTCTAACACATGTCCATAAGTATCCATCGTTATACGAATATCTTTTCTTTTGGTGAATCTCCGCCACCAGGTCGTTGGAGTAGTGGGGTAGAAGTGGGTACCATCTTCATTACAAAAGAGCCATGAGTGATTATGTTCTTGCCAATACTCTCCGGCCTTCATCTTCAGACGAAGATTCTCCATGTACAGTTCTTTGACTAAAACCATAACAGATGTAGGTACTGTTACAACCCGAGTAGAGGTGAAGGACTTTGGATCCTTGATAAGCGCACGTCCTTTCTCACCTCTGACAATAGATTGATCGATGCGAATCTGATTTTTATCCCAATCAATTCGTTTTAATTTGTGTTTCAATGGTATATCCGTTAGGGGCAACGAGAACGTTGAAAATGAATTAGGTTTTGCCTTCGTGGCCGTGAACTTGAGAAATTACACGGCCAGGAACGGAAGCCACCCAACCAAGCATGAGATTCATTCAACAAAAAAGGGTTCCGATCATCGAATTTTGATGATCGGAACCCTTTTTTACTATTTTCGGCTAGTTATGTCCCAGCCACTAAATTACAATTATTAAGTCTTTCTATCGCTAAGGTTTACTTGGGATAGGTTTTTTGATTCTTCTAATTGATCAAAGGTTACGCTGTTGTCGTTTCAGTTTAACGAGTTTTAAAAATTTTGAATCCTCACTGTTACGGATCCTTTTACTATTTAATCTAATTTTTCTCCAGCATCATCAATGTTTTCAAAAGCTCAAAGAATGTCGAGGGAACTTCCTACATTGACCGGAAATGGAAATATATTGTTCCATTTCCCAAAAAAACTGAAGTACCTTTGCTATAAAAAAAGCTGATAAACGGACTTTTTTAAGTGTCTATTTATCGGGGCATAGTTCACTAAGCAGGGCATCGGCTTGTTTGAAGATTTAAAAAATGATTTATACATTCTTGATCTGATGTGGCATCTTTACCTTCAATAATAATGAGGGAATCTGGGTTTTTTAAAGTTAAGATAAATGAAATGAGCTTTGCTAGACTGTTTACTTCACACGTCATCTCATGATTAAACAAGTATATGTTGCTTTTAACTTTCCGACATAGTCGATAAAACTCTACAGTCTTGACCATAGTCAATGATCGAAGGGAAACTCTACAAGACAATATATGCTTCATTCCTTTAATCCTCTCTTTATTCTGATTTCATGATTGAACCATTCTAATGAAATTATAAAGTAAAATGTAAGCGTATTCAATAAAAATTCTGAATTTTTTATATAATTACGGTACGCGAATGACAAAGTGGGAATCACCAATTATTCCTGACCTGTGTTCCTGTAACAGAAGCAGGTTGATCGATTTGGTACCAACCTGTTTGATTTTCTTCATTTCCCCAGTTTAAAGGCCCCGGCAGCCTAATTTTTAAGATGGGTTGAGTGTTTTTTCCACGGCCAATAAGCATTCATCAGCTCACGCAAATTATTGCGAGTGACCAACAAACGGTGATGGGGCGAACATAGGGGAGGCCTGAGATAGGGAAGGAGTAATGATCAGATTATCACAACTTTGCTCTTTTATTATTTTTTTAGGTTTTGTTGTCAATGATAGAGGAGAGGGAGGTGTTTAATATGGCTAAAGATGTACTTTGTGAGGTAAACAACTGCACATATTGGGGCGAGGGAAATGTTTGTAACGCCGATCGGATATACGTGGTTACTCACAAACAAGCAAAAGCCAGAACAACAGAGGAAACGGATTGCAAAACGTTTGAAGCAAAAAGCTAAATGATATCCGTCTCTTATTTAACATGTGAAAATACGTGAATACAGCTTGTGCTGTATTCACGGTATTTTAATACATTCTCATAGTTGGTCGAGTATATATGTAATCACATTTAAAAGAAATAAGGAACAAAGTGTTAATTAGGGTGGTTCTTAGAGTGATAACTTTTCCTTCTTGTTGTAATAACAGGAATATGAGCATAAATGTTACATTGATAGAACAGGGAGAATGAACTACATTTAAAAACAACAAATACTATATTATGTACAAGGATGTTGGAAGGGGAAATGGACACAAACAAACTATATAAAAACCTTGAGAATGAATTCAAACAAAGGCTAAAGCGTGAATTAAAGGAAGTAGAGAAGGAACTCATTAAGTGGATGGTTGAACAAACCTTGCTTTATAAAAGCCAACAATAATTACCGGGTCTATATAAGGCCACTCCATGATACTTGTAAAATATACAGTTAAGGTTGGATATATTATCCATCAGGTGTTGCTCCGCGATAAATTTAATAATTCTACGATACTTTTTTGTACCGTTAGCAAGGTGAAAAGTGGATAATAATCGGACTG comes from the Halobacillus shinanisalinarum genome and includes:
- a CDS encoding DUF421 domain-containing protein — its product is MEYFQMFTDIIFGFIALFLITKVLGKTQITQITAFDFISALVLGELVGNALYDDEVSIVKIAFAVILWGILIYITEMITQKLKGSRSLLEGSPSLVIHEGKIMKKQLKKNKLDINQLQHLLRSKDVFSIKDVQFAVLETDGTISVLRRSDKQTPTKKDLNLPLSAVSLSSIFISDGEVLWDNLRESGFDESWLETELRNQHISRVDQVLMAEYTPGEQLFVMPY
- a CDS encoding alpha/beta hydrolase; amino-acid sequence: MGRDGTMQEYSINSQYLNEEMTLKVYTPKNFSPLYKYHFCIMQDGNDYFQMGRTATLSDQLHADKEIENTIFIGIHYHDKFDRRDKYHPDGKKQGDYVNFLVREVVPFLDEELPGFYMGNGRTLVGDSLAGTLALMTATRFPNVFGNVIMQSPYVDPHVMEVVKMARDLSSLSIYHTIGNKENSVSTTDGATKDFLEPNRRLKEYLSQQPLSYIFHELDGDHTWKAWQQDLKRALQTIFG
- a CDS encoding DUF1540 domain-containing protein; the encoded protein is MAKDVLCEVNNCTYWGEGNVCNADRIYVVTHKQAKARTTEETDCKTFEAKS
- a CDS encoding spore coat protein; translated protein: MDHPFGNTINQDANAQLKNVQQSFESIVIKDSCDIDVSTSDTQVAVNIQVAIQAAIALIVSISIADSEKANTITQDLNSQLKSSQVNRQQTYIENSRGVTVTTDDSDVAVNVQVALQVLVALVIRLGIL
- a CDS encoding MBL fold metallo-hydrolase translates to MSFEQINAHCYYYNSAVNIGYVHDGETGLMIDTGIDPSSVKKMLKELKKRELPLTHLFITHAHADHYGGAAYIQEQFNLKTITPVFEEAILQNPLLEPLYLFGGNDPLPELQNKFLQGPKMHVDQAVTEGTLQIGSLHVETYLLPGHSYHQLALLTKGVLFAADSYFSESQLRNHKIPYVTDTDATLKSLDRLLNIPCDGALPGHGLYEENFKDTVKANIHYHNELLQWMEAYLQNYPEGVSHEQMVSAMCSYYSVNVQQFSQWLLFKTAVTAYLVALKKQDRVNDKIDEYRWMFFPFNKA
- a CDS encoding site-specific integrase, which codes for MKHKLKRIDWDKNQIRIDQSIVRGEKGRALIKDPKSFTSTRVVTVPTSVMVLVKELYMENLRLKMKAGEYWQEHNHSWLFCNEDGTHFYPTTPTTWWRRFTKRKDIRITMDTYGHVLEAADQEAANKIDNLFSKRKEV
- a CDS encoding CotO family spore coat protein; its protein translation is MANRRKNAKPPVLYITQPHLEPVEISMQTSYHSETKENQPKSEPKSEPKSEPKNEPTSQRYSSFEKQLRQRTPKSQNTKQKPQPQPQQKVEEAKAEVNHNEKNKKAESNRDRRQKFRDMTIEEKVNYFISLPAQVPKMKCEVSTSEEGQFRGYIQRYDKGMVYMKTFQKPFHNEVALENIQSIRLLGF
- a CDS encoding CotY/CotZ family spore coat protein, which encodes MGCKEKEREKDYDFDKCDFENCVCDILRDIKAAQDEVAGDNCCDYGCKQSIDDLVGGAMGGNGRDTIPVILYCEGTCKPFKGFGGKRCEDDFNNFDVKESFFFRVKDVDDDCCATLELLLSPETGSDCGCECPAEQETRDLSATGICITVDLKCFCHVTCLPAISAL
- a CDS encoding YjcG family protein, translating into MKYGIAIFPSKKVQDEANSYRKRYDPHYALIPPHITVKEPFETDEEELEATIIPELKEIAKSTASFSIKISKVSSFSPVTNTIYLKVNPSDEIVELNQKLHEGIIPDNKEYSFVPHITIAQKLSDEEFSDVYGSLSMDSFDIVDKVDRFQLLYQLENGAWSVYETFRLGEH
- a CDS encoding DUF1360 domain-containing protein, translating into MDIGWFDLLILIFASFRFTHLIVDDLIFEWARQPFLKVVTTMDNNGYKEEWLEPEGMIGELISCQWCVGVWSALLMTGIYLVVPYGEVALLVLAIAGLQSIIYEWSER
- a CDS encoding GNAT family N-acetyltransferase — translated: MLADIRKVTNYEELSDAYHVRRNVFIKEQGVSETDEHDTFEEQATHIVGYFNGEPFAAARLRFIEDYAKLERICVAKPHRGHSFGKQIIHYMETVIKDEGYSKAKLNSQTHAEGFYESLGYHTVSEEFMDAGIPHVTMIKNL